From Pseudomonas alcaligenes, a single genomic window includes:
- the tauD gene encoding taurine dioxygenase, giving the protein MTLNITPLSPSLGAIVGGIDLRQPLTDANQQAIEQALLAHQVLFFRAQPIEPQQQARFAAQFGDLHIHPLYPNIPEQPEVLVLDTAVTDVRDNAIWHTDVTFLPTPALGAVLAAKQLPAYGGDTLWASSSAAYEALSKPLQQLLDGLTATHDFTRSFPLERFGNTPEALAHYHEVQRTHPPVIHPVVRTHPVTGRKGLFVNDGFTNRINELEAAESDALLRFLFAHSTRPEFTIRWRWQENDVAFWDNRITQHYAVDDYRPARRVMHRATILGDVPV; this is encoded by the coding sequence ATGACCCTGAACATCACTCCCCTGAGCCCCTCCCTGGGTGCCATAGTCGGCGGCATCGACCTGCGCCAGCCGCTCACCGACGCCAACCAGCAGGCCATCGAACAGGCCCTGCTGGCCCACCAGGTACTGTTCTTCCGCGCCCAGCCGATCGAGCCGCAACAGCAGGCGCGCTTCGCCGCGCAGTTCGGCGATCTGCATATCCACCCGCTCTATCCGAACATCCCCGAGCAGCCGGAAGTGCTGGTGCTCGATACCGCCGTCACCGACGTGCGCGACAACGCCATCTGGCATACCGACGTGACCTTCCTGCCGACCCCGGCGCTCGGCGCCGTGCTGGCCGCCAAGCAGCTGCCGGCCTATGGCGGCGACACCCTGTGGGCCAGCAGCAGCGCGGCCTACGAGGCATTGTCCAAGCCCCTGCAGCAGCTGCTCGACGGCCTTACCGCCACCCACGACTTCACCCGTTCCTTCCCCTTGGAGCGCTTCGGCAACACCCCCGAAGCCCTGGCCCACTACCACGAAGTGCAACGCACCCATCCGCCGGTGATCCACCCGGTGGTGCGCACCCACCCGGTCACCGGGCGCAAGGGGCTGTTCGTCAACGACGGCTTCACCAACCGCATCAACGAGCTGGAGGCGGCGGAAAGCGATGCCCTGCTGCGCTTCCTGTTCGCCCACAGCACCCGCCCGGAGTTCACCATCCGCTGGCGCTGGCAGGAAAACGACGTGGCCTTCTGGGACAACCGCATCACCCAGCACTACGCGGTCGACGACTACCGCCCGGCCCGCCGGGTGATGCACCGAGCCACCATCCTGGGGGATGTGCCGGTCTGA
- the tauC gene encoding taurine ABC transporter permease TauC, which translates to MSSLELPLPGKLLVPAPRPARPLSLLAISSLSLFGLLFAWWAVTAVGLIEPLFLPSPQAVLSRGWRLVGEGYMDASLWQHLGASLGRIGLGLLAAVLTAIPLGIAIGRNRIVRGIFDPLIEFYRPIPPLAYLPLIVIWCGIGELSKVLLIYLAIFAPIVIATATGVRNVDPAKLRAAQSLGATSAQLIRHVILPGALPEILTGVRIGLGVGWSTLVAAELIAAQRGLGFMVQSAAQFLVTDVVIFGILVIALIAFALELGLRALQRKLVPWHGQTH; encoded by the coding sequence ATGAGCAGCCTCGAACTGCCCCTGCCGGGCAAACTGCTGGTGCCCGCCCCCCGCCCCGCGCGGCCCCTGAGCCTGCTGGCGATCAGCAGCCTGAGCCTGTTCGGCCTGCTGTTCGCCTGGTGGGCGGTGACCGCCGTCGGCCTGATCGAGCCGCTGTTCCTGCCCAGCCCGCAGGCCGTGCTGTCTCGCGGCTGGCGCCTGGTTGGCGAAGGCTACATGGACGCCAGCCTGTGGCAGCACCTCGGTGCCAGCCTCGGGCGCATCGGCCTGGGCCTGCTGGCCGCCGTGCTGACAGCGATTCCACTGGGCATCGCCATCGGCCGCAACCGCATCGTGCGCGGCATCTTCGACCCGCTGATCGAGTTCTACCGGCCGATTCCGCCACTGGCCTACCTGCCACTGATCGTCATCTGGTGCGGCATCGGCGAACTGTCCAAGGTGCTGCTGATCTATCTGGCGATCTTCGCCCCCATCGTCATCGCCACCGCCACCGGCGTGCGCAATGTCGACCCGGCCAAGCTGCGCGCCGCGCAGTCGCTCGGCGCCACCTCGGCGCAGCTGATCCGCCACGTGATCCTGCCCGGCGCGCTGCCGGAGATCCTCACCGGCGTGCGCATCGGCCTCGGCGTGGGCTGGTCGACCCTGGTCGCCGCCGAGCTGATCGCCGCACAGCGCGGCCTCGGTTTCATGGTGCAGTCGGCCGCCCAGTTCCTGGTCACCGACGTGGTGATCTTCGGCATCCTGGTCATCGCCCTGATCGCCTTCGCCCTGGAACTCGGCCTGCGCGCCCTGCAACGCAAGCTGGTGCCCTGGCACGGGCAGACACACTGA
- the tauB gene encoding taurine ABC transporter ATP-binding subunit gives MALLQLERISAQYPGTAEPVLTDISLSLGPDQLLVALGPSGSGKTSLLNLIAGFVSPSAGHISLDGQPVRGPGAERGVVFQDDALLPWQNVLDNVAFGQRLAGVPRAQREARARELLALVDLAGFEQRRVWELSGGQKQRVGLARALAADPRVLLMDEPFGALDAFTREQMQELLLQVWRRAAKPVFLITHDIEEAVFLATDLVLLEPNPGRIGERLSLDFGRRYAAGESARAIKSDPRFIETREHVLAQVFAQRQRRSQ, from the coding sequence ATGGCCTTATTGCAACTGGAGCGCATCAGCGCACAGTACCCCGGCACGGCCGAGCCGGTACTGACCGACATTTCCCTGAGCCTCGGGCCCGACCAGCTGCTGGTCGCCCTCGGCCCCTCCGGCAGCGGCAAGACCAGCCTGCTCAACCTGATCGCCGGCTTCGTCAGCCCCAGCGCCGGGCATATCAGCCTCGACGGCCAGCCGGTGCGCGGCCCCGGTGCCGAACGCGGCGTGGTGTTCCAGGACGACGCCCTGCTGCCCTGGCAGAACGTGCTCGACAACGTCGCCTTCGGCCAGCGCCTGGCCGGCGTACCACGTGCCCAGCGCGAGGCGCGAGCCCGCGAGCTGCTGGCCCTGGTCGACCTGGCCGGGTTCGAACAGCGGCGCGTCTGGGAACTCTCCGGCGGGCAGAAACAACGTGTCGGCCTGGCCCGCGCGCTGGCCGCCGACCCGCGCGTGCTGCTGATGGACGAACCCTTCGGCGCCCTCGATGCCTTCACCCGCGAACAGATGCAGGAACTGCTCCTGCAGGTCTGGCGGCGCGCCGCCAAGCCGGTGTTCCTGATCACCCACGACATCGAGGAAGCGGTGTTCCTGGCCACCGACCTGGTGCTGCTGGAACCCAATCCGGGGCGCATCGGCGAACGCCTGAGCCTGGACTTCGGCCGCCGCTACGCCGCCGGTGAAAGTGCCCGCGCGATCAAATCCGATCCCCGTTTCATCGAGACCCGCGAGCACGTGCTGGCCCAGGTCTTCGCCCAACGTCAGAGGAGAAGCCAATGA
- the tauA gene encoding taurine ABC transporter substrate-binding protein, producing MTFHLRQLFAALALGASSLAAQAADITIGYQTGIDPTKVAQADGSYEKAIGQSLDWRRFNSGAEVVTAIASGDVQIGNLGSSPLAAAATRGLPIVTFIVAAQINAAEALVVRNGSQISSPADLVGKTIATPFVSTSHYSLLGALKHWNIDPAKVHIVNLNPAEINAAWKRGDIDGAFVWSPALGEIKKNGKVLTDAAEVGSWGAPTFEVWVARKDFAEQHPEVLARFAKVSLDAFADYAAHKQQWTADSAPVQKIAKLTGSNPADVPELLAGSAFPDAAAQAQLLGGKTAQDIAATALFLKEQGKADKVLADYSPYVSAKYID from the coding sequence ATGACTTTCCATCTTCGCCAGCTGTTCGCCGCCCTCGCCCTGGGCGCCAGCAGCCTCGCCGCCCAGGCCGCCGACATCACCATCGGCTACCAGACCGGCATCGACCCGACCAAAGTGGCGCAAGCCGACGGCAGCTATGAAAAGGCCATCGGCCAGAGCCTCGACTGGCGCCGCTTCAACAGTGGCGCCGAGGTGGTCACCGCGATCGCCTCCGGCGACGTGCAGATCGGCAACCTCGGCTCCAGCCCGCTGGCCGCCGCTGCCACCCGCGGCCTGCCGATCGTCACCTTCATCGTCGCCGCGCAGATCAATGCCGCCGAGGCCCTGGTGGTGCGCAACGGCAGCCAGATCAGCAGCCCGGCCGACCTGGTCGGCAAGACCATCGCCACGCCGTTCGTGTCCACCTCGCACTACAGCCTGCTGGGCGCGCTCAAGCACTGGAACATCGACCCGGCCAAGGTGCACATCGTCAACCTCAACCCGGCCGAGATCAACGCCGCCTGGAAGCGCGGCGACATCGACGGCGCCTTCGTCTGGTCGCCGGCACTCGGCGAGATCAAGAAGAACGGCAAGGTGCTGACCGACGCCGCCGAAGTCGGCAGCTGGGGCGCCCCGACCTTCGAAGTCTGGGTGGCACGCAAGGACTTCGCCGAGCAGCATCCGGAAGTGCTGGCCCGCTTCGCCAAGGTCAGCCTCGACGCCTTCGCCGACTACGCCGCGCACAAGCAGCAGTGGACTGCCGACTCGGCGCCGGTACAGAAGATCGCCAAGCTCACCGGCTCCAACCCGGCCGACGTACCGGAACTGCTGGCCGGCTCGGCCTTCCCCGACGCCGCGGCCCAGGCCCAGCTGCTCGGCGGCAAGACCGCGCAGGACATCGCCGCCACCGCGCTGTTCCTCAAGGAGCAGGGCAAGGCCGACAAGGTACTGGCCGACTACTCGCCCTACGTCAGCGCCAAGTACATCGACTGA
- the tauA gene encoding taurine ABC transporter substrate-binding protein, with product MTRIPFSRRLLAVLTLSSLGFAAQAADFTVAYQTTVDPAKVAQADGDYEKASKAEIDWRKFDSGAEVITAVASGDVQIGYVGSSPLAAAATRQLPVETFLIATQIGAAEALVARDGSGIKSPQDLIGKKIAVPFVSTGHYSLLAALKHWNIDPAKVQILNLAPPAIIAAWQRGDIDATYVWDPALGVAKANGKVLITSGELSKLGAPTFDAWIVRKDFAQKHPEVVRAFAKVTLDAYADYRQNPQAWLADQNNIAKVVKLSGAKAADIPALLQGNVFPLAADQATALGAPTTRAITDTATFLKEQGKVEAVLSDYSPYVSNQYVTH from the coding sequence ATGACCCGCATTCCCTTCAGCCGCCGCCTGCTGGCGGTACTGACCCTGAGCAGCCTGGGTTTCGCCGCCCAGGCCGCCGACTTCACTGTGGCCTACCAGACCACCGTCGACCCGGCCAAGGTGGCCCAGGCCGATGGCGACTATGAAAAGGCCAGCAAGGCCGAGATCGACTGGCGCAAATTCGACAGCGGCGCCGAAGTGATCACCGCCGTGGCCTCCGGCGACGTGCAGATCGGCTATGTCGGCTCCAGCCCGCTGGCTGCCGCGGCCACCCGCCAGTTGCCGGTGGAAACCTTCCTGATCGCCACCCAGATCGGCGCCGCCGAAGCCCTGGTTGCCCGCGACGGCTCCGGCATCAAGAGCCCGCAGGATCTGATCGGCAAGAAGATCGCCGTGCCCTTTGTCTCCACCGGCCACTACAGCCTGCTGGCTGCGCTCAAGCACTGGAACATCGACCCGGCCAAGGTACAGATCCTCAACCTGGCGCCACCGGCCATTATCGCTGCCTGGCAGCGTGGCGACATCGACGCCACCTACGTGTGGGATCCGGCCCTCGGCGTGGCCAAGGCCAACGGCAAGGTGCTGATCACCTCCGGCGAGCTGAGCAAGCTCGGCGCGCCGACCTTCGACGCCTGGATCGTGCGCAAGGACTTCGCGCAGAAACACCCGGAGGTGGTGCGCGCCTTCGCCAAAGTCACCCTCGACGCCTACGCCGACTACCGGCAGAACCCGCAGGCCTGGCTGGCCGACCAGAACAACATCGCCAAGGTGGTGAAGCTGTCCGGTGCCAAGGCCGCGGACATTCCCGCGCTGCTGCAGGGCAACGTGTTCCCGCTGGCCGCCGACCAGGCCACCGCCCTCGGCGCGCCGACCACCCGCGCCATCACCGACACCGCCACCTTCCTCAAGGAACAGGGCAAGGTCGAGGCCGTGCTGTCGGACTACAGCCCCTACGTCAGCAACCAGTACGTCACCCACTGA
- a CDS encoding alpha/beta hydrolase → MSSQALSYLILPGWQGSPDEHWQSHWQRNLPNASRVEQHDWQQPDPQLWVAALEQAVQAAANPVVLIAHSLGCVTVARWAAQAPLASLRKVRGALLVAPADVERPGCPLELQGFAPISRELLPFPSVLVGSDNDHAASAVRALELARDWGAQPAILPGAGHINVKSGHQRWEQGFVYLYRLQQQVEQLQRRRA, encoded by the coding sequence ATGAGCAGCCAAGCCCTCAGTTATCTGATTCTTCCCGGTTGGCAGGGATCGCCGGACGAGCACTGGCAAAGCCACTGGCAACGCAACCTGCCGAACGCCAGCCGGGTCGAGCAGCACGACTGGCAACAGCCGGATCCGCAACTGTGGGTCGCCGCGCTGGAGCAGGCGGTGCAGGCCGCGGCCAATCCGGTGGTGCTGATCGCCCACAGCCTGGGCTGCGTCACCGTGGCACGCTGGGCGGCCCAGGCGCCGCTGGCCTCGCTGCGCAAGGTGCGCGGTGCATTGCTGGTAGCACCGGCGGATGTCGAACGCCCCGGTTGCCCGCTCGAACTGCAGGGCTTCGCGCCGATTTCCCGCGAGCTGCTGCCGTTCCCCAGCGTGCTGGTGGGTTCCGACAACGACCACGCCGCCAGCGCCGTGCGCGCCCTGGAGCTGGCCCGCGACTGGGGTGCCCAGCCGGCGATCCTGCCGGGTGCCGGGCATATCAACGTGAAGTCCGGCCACCAGCGCTGGGAGCAGGGCTTCGTCTATCTCTATCGCCTGCAGCAGCAGGTGGAACAGTTGCAGCGGCGCCGCGCATGA
- a CDS encoding sigma 54-interacting transcriptional regulator — translation MSHPPHPGQPLLTFPDADKSPLSIRAKALVFVDPRSRLLRQQVQDLASGSQALLILGETGTGKELLARHVHRESERGGLFVAVNCGAISPNWGEAELFGHAAGAYAGAASSRAGWFGSANGGTLYLDEIGDLPLSLQGKLLAALENREVLRLGAQQATPVDVRLVAATSIDLAQAVAAGKFNERLYLYLNEGRLELPALRERPGDILPLAEYFLGLYAQRLGLAIPQIGAAAQQVLELYAWPGNTRELENVIHFALLVSSATEILPEHLNLPSASVQLALIERQLALFSPQQREQLRQLLAS, via the coding sequence ATGAGCCATCCCCCCCATCCCGGTCAGCCGCTGCTGACCTTCCCCGATGCCGACAAGAGCCCGCTGAGCATCCGTGCCAAGGCGCTGGTGTTCGTCGATCCGCGTTCGCGCCTGCTGCGCCAGCAGGTGCAGGATCTGGCCAGCGGCAGCCAGGCGCTGCTGATCCTCGGCGAGACTGGTACCGGCAAGGAGCTGCTGGCCCGCCACGTGCACCGCGAGAGCGAGCGTGGCGGCCTGTTCGTCGCGGTCAACTGCGGCGCGATCAGCCCCAACTGGGGCGAGGCCGAGCTGTTCGGCCATGCCGCCGGCGCCTATGCCGGCGCTGCCAGCAGCCGTGCCGGCTGGTTCGGTTCGGCCAATGGCGGCACCCTCTACCTGGACGAGATCGGCGACCTGCCGCTGAGCCTGCAGGGCAAGCTGCTGGCCGCCCTGGAGAACCGCGAGGTGCTGCGCCTCGGTGCGCAGCAGGCAACCCCGGTGGATGTGCGCCTGGTGGCCGCCACCAGCATCGACCTGGCCCAGGCCGTGGCCGCCGGCAAGTTCAACGAGCGCCTCTACCTCTATCTCAACGAGGGCCGCCTGGAGTTGCCGGCGCTGCGCGAACGGCCGGGCGACATCCTGCCGCTGGCTGAATACTTCCTCGGCCTCTATGCCCAGCGCCTGGGCCTGGCCATCCCGCAGATCGGCGCGGCCGCCCAGCAGGTGCTGGAGCTGTATGCCTGGCCGGGCAACACCCGCGAGCTGGAGAACGTCATCCACTTCGCCCTGCTGGTCAGCAGTGCCACGGAAATTCTGCCGGAACACCTCAATCTGCCCAGCGCCAGTGTGCAGCTGGCCCTGATCGAGCGTCAGCTGGCGCTGTTCAGCCCGCAGCAGCGCGAGCAGTTGCGCCAGCTGCTGGCCTCCTGA
- a CDS encoding glutathione S-transferase family protein, translated as MNQDRRVTLFHAPNSRSTGVVILLEELHADYRTRLLSLKQGQQRQAAYLELNPMGKVPALLHGNCLVTEQVALFIYLSDLYPEAGLTPAIGDPQRGAWLRWLAFYGSCFEPALSDRARQVAPAPQMQCPYGDYDSMLATLTGQLEKGPYLLGERLSSADLLWGIALRWTVGFGLVPELPVIKAYVERLAARPSVARAAELDARWQAELGD; from the coding sequence ATGAATCAGGATCGTCGCGTCACCCTGTTCCACGCCCCCAACAGCCGCTCCACCGGCGTCGTGATCCTGCTCGAGGAGCTGCACGCCGACTACCGCACGCGGCTGCTCAGCCTCAAGCAGGGCCAGCAGCGGCAGGCGGCCTACCTGGAGCTCAATCCGATGGGCAAGGTGCCGGCGCTGCTGCACGGCAATTGTCTGGTCACCGAGCAGGTAGCGCTGTTCATCTACCTCAGCGATCTCTACCCGGAAGCCGGCCTGACGCCCGCCATCGGCGATCCGCAACGCGGCGCCTGGCTGCGTTGGCTGGCCTTCTACGGCTCCTGCTTCGAGCCGGCCCTGAGCGACCGCGCCCGCCAGGTGGCGCCCGCACCACAGATGCAGTGCCCCTATGGCGATTACGACAGCATGCTGGCCACCCTCACCGGGCAGCTGGAGAAGGGCCCCTACCTGCTCGGCGAGCGCCTGAGCAGCGCCGACCTGCTCTGGGGCATTGCCCTGCGCTGGACGGTCGGCTTCGGCCTGGTGCCCGAGCTGCCGGTGATCAAGGCTTATGTCGAACGCCTGGCGGCGCGACCCTCGGTGGCCCGGGCGGCGGAGCTGGATGCGCGGTGGCAGGCCGAGCTGGGCGACTGA
- a CDS encoding OprD family porin has protein sequence MNKSTLALAVTLGVLAQQAGAAGFIEDSKATLGLRNFYINQDTRNTDANTQEEWGQGFQFNYISGFTEGTVGVGVDAIGLLGVKLDSGKGRHYNPDSSKYGGTVFPTDSDGRAVDDFSSLGLTGKVRLSKTEGRIGTLQPKLPVVTFNDGRLLPQTFEGGQITSNEIDNLTLIGGQLEHAKGRSSSSSEGLSIGGANNAKTGQFSNKFYYGGADYKITKDLLAQYYYGELNEFYRQHFLGLTHNLAIGPGALKSDLRYFKSDADGKNDSAAGVAEGYASTGYYGLNSKGKGITKGEVDNDTWSALFTYTLGGHAFSAGYQQVEGDSNFPYLNQGDGATAYLITDRQIGKFLSAGERTWLAEYGYDFAKLGVPGLKTTLTYLSGDNIDSADGDKKEWERDLRVDYTLQDGALKGLGFSWRNASLRGNTSTADGDENRLIVSYTLPIL, from the coding sequence ATGAACAAGTCCACCCTGGCCCTGGCCGTGACCCTCGGCGTACTCGCCCAACAGGCCGGCGCCGCTGGTTTCATCGAAGACAGCAAGGCCACCCTCGGCCTGCGCAACTTCTATATCAACCAGGACACCCGCAACACTGACGCCAACACCCAGGAAGAATGGGGCCAGGGCTTCCAGTTCAACTACATCTCCGGGTTCACCGAAGGCACCGTCGGCGTCGGCGTGGATGCCATCGGCCTGCTCGGGGTCAAGCTCGACTCCGGCAAGGGGCGCCACTACAACCCGGACTCCAGCAAGTACGGCGGCACCGTGTTCCCCACCGACAGCGATGGCCGCGCGGTGGATGACTTCAGCAGCCTGGGCCTGACCGGCAAAGTGCGCCTGTCGAAGACCGAAGGCCGCATCGGCACCCTGCAACCGAAGCTGCCGGTGGTCACCTTCAACGACGGCCGCCTGCTGCCGCAGACCTTCGAAGGCGGCCAGATCACTTCCAACGAAATCGACAACCTGACCCTGATCGGCGGTCAGCTGGAACATGCCAAGGGTCGTAGCTCGAGCAGCAGCGAAGGCCTGTCGATCGGTGGCGCCAACAACGCCAAGACCGGCCAGTTCAGCAACAAGTTCTACTACGGTGGTGCCGACTACAAGATCACCAAGGATCTGCTGGCGCAGTACTACTACGGTGAGCTGAACGAGTTCTACCGCCAGCACTTCCTCGGCCTGACCCACAACCTGGCCATCGGCCCGGGCGCGCTGAAGTCCGACCTGCGCTACTTCAAGAGCGACGCCGACGGCAAGAACGACAGCGCCGCCGGCGTGGCCGAAGGTTATGCCAGCACCGGTTACTACGGCCTGAACAGCAAGGGCAAGGGCATCACCAAGGGTGAGGTGGACAACGACACCTGGAGCGCCCTGTTCACCTACACCCTCGGCGGCCACGCGTTCAGCGCCGGTTACCAGCAGGTCGAAGGCGACAGCAACTTCCCCTACCTGAACCAGGGTGATGGTGCCACCGCCTACCTGATCACCGACCGCCAGATCGGCAAGTTCCTCAGCGCCGGCGAGCGCACCTGGCTGGCCGAGTACGGCTACGACTTCGCCAAGCTCGGCGTACCGGGCCTGAAGACCACCCTGACCTACCTGTCCGGCGACAACATCGACAGCGCCGACGGCGACAAGAAGGAATGGGAACGCGACCTGCGCGTCGACTACACCCTGCAGGACGGCGCCCTCAAGGGCCTCGGTTTCTCCTGGCGCAACGCCAGCCTGCGCGGCAACACCAGCACCGCCGACGGCGACGAGAACCGTCTGATCGTCAGCTACACCCTGCCGATTCTCTGA
- a CDS encoding GspE/PulE family protein: MSAIANPGFVVRMLELGLVERDEVRRLMGGEEDALPLVRHMLAVNRLPQQECLMAWAEGFGHTWIDLGATLVDPSALSRLPRDIAESQCVMPVYQLGDKVTVVIANPDDRALVARVEAIIKTPISLVVALPEVIAEAVQLNYPSATDIADLESSALQTDKLRKAEEDINAAAKSAEIIRLTEALITLAIRERASDIHISPRETDAAVRFRVDGIMATRFVLAHTVQQRVAARIKVLAKMDIAERRLPQDGRLSIDLPTRRVEFRVSSVPSLFGENLVLRIIATSSGRDIPKLRDLDFGADNLRTLETMLARRAGLILVVGPTGAGKTTTLFSALNSLDATQQNILTVEEPVEYVLPGATQVAVNRGVGLGFVEVLRAFVRQDPDVILIGEIRDHETLTIGFEAALTGHLVLASIHGNNTMQSIIRLRQLGAQDEWLATALLGVVAQRIVRRICPACRTPYTPSQEELSRYFEFKGNPEVSFYRGTGCEKCQHTGYKGRIAIHEVVELLPELQDLVISGARPSEISATASRLGLRSLRYDGLKKVLRGMTTIDELDKEIPA, from the coding sequence ATGAGCGCGATTGCTAACCCCGGCTTCGTCGTGCGCATGCTGGAACTCGGCCTGGTCGAGCGGGACGAAGTACGGCGCCTGATGGGTGGCGAAGAAGATGCCCTGCCGCTGGTGCGGCATATGCTGGCCGTCAATCGGCTGCCGCAACAGGAATGCCTGATGGCCTGGGCGGAAGGCTTCGGCCATACCTGGATCGACCTGGGCGCGACGCTGGTGGATCCCTCCGCGCTGTCGCGCCTGCCGCGCGACATCGCGGAAAGCCAGTGCGTCATGCCGGTCTACCAGCTCGGCGACAAGGTCACCGTGGTCATTGCCAACCCCGACGACAGGGCGCTGGTGGCGCGGGTCGAGGCGATCATCAAGACCCCGATCAGCCTCGTCGTGGCACTGCCGGAAGTGATCGCTGAAGCGGTGCAACTCAACTACCCCAGCGCGACGGATATTGCTGACCTCGAGTCGTCGGCACTGCAGACGGACAAATTGCGCAAGGCCGAGGAGGACATCAATGCCGCCGCCAAGTCGGCAGAAATCATCCGTCTCACCGAGGCCCTGATAACCCTGGCGATCAGGGAGCGCGCCAGCGATATCCATATCTCGCCCCGGGAAACCGATGCCGCCGTGCGCTTTCGCGTCGACGGGATAATGGCGACGCGTTTCGTGCTGGCGCACACGGTTCAGCAGCGCGTGGCGGCACGCATCAAGGTGCTGGCCAAGATGGACATTGCCGAGCGGCGGCTGCCGCAGGATGGGCGCCTCAGTATCGATCTGCCGACCCGGCGGGTGGAGTTCAGGGTGTCATCCGTGCCCAGCCTGTTCGGTGAGAACCTGGTGCTGCGCATCATTGCGACCTCGTCCGGACGCGATATTCCGAAGCTGCGCGACCTCGATTTCGGCGCGGACAACCTGCGCACCCTGGAGACCATGCTGGCTCGGCGCGCCGGCCTGATCCTGGTCGTCGGACCGACCGGTGCCGGCAAGACCACCACCCTGTTTTCGGCCCTCAACAGCCTGGATGCCACACAGCAGAACATCCTCACCGTCGAGGAGCCGGTCGAGTACGTCTTGCCCGGCGCGACCCAGGTGGCGGTCAATCGGGGGGTTGGCCTCGGTTTCGTCGAAGTGTTGCGGGCCTTCGTGCGGCAGGATCCGGACGTCATCCTGATCGGCGAGATTCGTGACCACGAGACGCTGACGATCGGCTTCGAAGCGGCACTGACTGGCCATCTGGTGCTGGCATCGATTCATGGCAACAACACGATGCAGTCGATCATCCGCCTGCGCCAGCTCGGCGCACAGGACGAATGGCTGGCTACCGCGCTGCTGGGCGTCGTCGCGCAAAGGATTGTCCGCCGCATCTGCCCCGCATGCCGGACGCCCTACACGCCCTCACAGGAAGAGCTTTCTCGATACTTCGAGTTCAAGGGCAACCCCGAGGTCAGCTTCTACCGGGGCACCGGATGCGAGAAGTGCCAACATACCGGGTACAAGGGCCGGATCGCGATCCATGAGGTGGTAGAGCTCCTGCCCGAACTTCAGGATCTGGTGATTTCCGGCGCCCGGCCCTCGGAAATTTCCGCAACAGCCTCACGCCTGGGACTGCGCTCGTTGCGCTATGACGGACTCAAGAAAGTCCTGCGGGGCATGACAACCATCGACGAACTGGACAAGGAAATCCCGGCCTGA
- a CDS encoding response regulator transcription factor, with protein MKNVRTLIADDEDHIRLFVKTMLIGMGCDVVAEARNGQEAIELFEQHHPDLVLLDINMPVLDGRAALQALRTRSEEVTIIMLSSLAGAEVVEDCLNAGADYQLRKDLPLADLRREIEQVWDSRADGLAP; from the coding sequence ATGAAGAACGTCAGGACACTCATAGCGGACGACGAGGATCATATCCGCCTGTTCGTGAAGACCATGCTCATCGGCATGGGCTGTGATGTCGTCGCCGAGGCGCGTAACGGCCAGGAGGCCATCGAGCTGTTCGAGCAGCACCACCCGGATCTCGTTCTGCTCGACATCAACATGCCGGTTCTCGACGGGCGCGCGGCCCTGCAGGCCCTGCGAACGCGCTCCGAAGAGGTGACGATCATCATGCTGTCCTCCCTGGCTGGGGCCGAAGTGGTCGAGGACTGCCTCAATGCCGGGGCGGATTATCAGCTGCGCAAGGACTTGCCGCTGGCAGATCTGCGCCGCGAGATCGAGCAGGTCTGGGACTCCCGAGCGGATGGGCTGGCGCCGTGA